From Bacteroidota bacterium, the proteins below share one genomic window:
- a CDS encoding riboflavin synthase: MFTGIIESTAPLVATRTEGSNLHLRFRTPIARELKVDQSVAHNGVCLTVTKVEGKEYEVTAVEETLARTNLGELQQADLVNLERCMRLGDRLDGHIVQGHVDTCGKVERIDSRDGSWNVYFTYDPSNGHPTVPKGSVCVNGVSLTVVESGSGRFSVTIIPYTWEHTNFHRLKPGSTVNLEFDIIGKYVERLLSERK, from the coding sequence ATGTTCACCGGCATCATCGAATCCACCGCCCCACTGGTCGCAACGCGCACTGAAGGCTCTAACCTGCATCTGCGTTTTCGCACGCCGATTGCTCGCGAGCTCAAGGTGGATCAAAGTGTGGCGCACAATGGGGTCTGCCTGACGGTCACGAAGGTGGAAGGGAAGGAATACGAAGTGACGGCGGTGGAGGAAACATTGGCGCGTACCAATCTGGGCGAGCTACAGCAAGCCGACCTGGTCAACCTGGAACGCTGCATGCGCCTCGGCGACCGTCTCGACGGTCACATCGTGCAAGGGCATGTGGATACGTGCGGTAAGGTGGAGCGCATCGATTCCCGCGACGGCAGTTGGAATGTTTACTTTACGTATGATCCGTCAAACGGGCATCCCACGGTACCGAAAGGTTCTGTTTGTGTGAACGGCGTCAGCCTGACCGTGGTCGAATCAGGATCCGGTCGTTTTTCCGTCACCATCATTCCCTATACCTGGGAACACACCAACTTCCACCGACTTAAACCGGGCTCGACTGTCAACCTAGAGTTCGATATCATTGGGAAGTATGTGGAGCGACTTCTGTCGGAAAGAAAATAA